GTAATCAAATATATATCGTATTTGTCGTGATCAAGTTGAGAATTGACAAAGGCAGAACTTTTAAAAGAAACTTCAGCTTCTCCTGTATAACCTCCAGTTATTAATGCTATTTTTGCTTTCATAAATTTTAGCGATTCGAATAGCAAATATAATTTGCTATACACGGAAAAACGAATAATTTTGTGAGGAATAATTTTATTTAATCATTCTGCAAACTTGGCTTTAATATTGCGGTTCTATGCAGAATTAATTTTTATCAAAACAGAGAAATGTCCAAAGTCGTACAATATCTTCAGACCCCCACTTTTAGGAAAAATCTTATTGCCGCTCTTGTCGCGATAGTATGTCTATTCCTTTTCGTTTATGTTGGACTGAAAATATATACCAAACATGATGAATCTATAGCCGTTCCTAAAGTGAAAGGCCTTCATATCAGTGCTGCCATCCAGGCGCTGGAAGACGCGGGGCTGGAATATCAAATTGACTCCGTCTACCAGATGGACGCCAAACCAGGAATGGTCATCGAGCAGGATCCCGAACAAGGATTTCATGTAAAATCGGGGCGGACTATTTATTTGACCATTATCACACAAGTTGCACCTGAAGTTGCCTTTCCGAATATAAAGGATAAAACATTGATCGAAGCAACGGCTATTTTGAAAAACCATAACCTTAGAATCGGAGACACTTCTTATGTCGCCGATATCGCTAGGGACATCGTATTGGATGCTCAATTTGCAGGACAATCAATCCGTAACGGGCGCATGATTCCTAAGGGTTCACGTATAGATCTAGTTTTGGGAAATGGACTCGGTGCTAATGAAGTGGAAATACCCAACTTAATTGGTCTTCCATTAAACGAAGCGAAGTTTGCCCTATCTGGAGCTGGTCTAGGCCTAGGCACAGTGACTTATGATCCCAATGTAACGGATACAGCCACCGCAGTAATCAGTGTACAATCACCAGGAATAGAAAAAGGCTTAACCAGCTTAGGGGCTAAAATAGACATAACGCTCTCATTGACGGCACCAACAACAACTACAGGTGCTCCAGCTGGAGGTACGCCAACTCCTAAACCACAGGCAAACCAAACACAGGTTACTCCGCCAGCAGCAAAAGCTCCGGTTCAGTCTAAGCCCGTTGCTCCAGCGAAAAGTACCACAACAAATACGCCAGCAGCTAAATCGACAACAACAAATCCAACTGCAGGGCAGAAAAAAGAAAAAGAAAGTAAAGGGAATAGTCTTGGCTTTTAAGTGTATTGACTTAAAAATGAAGCTGCATGGCATAATCTCCATTATGATGGATTAGCGTTTGTTGCAGATTCAGGAATTGTATAAAATATAAAGATGAAACCGATCCATATCTGGGCGATTTCATCAACCATTGACCGCTAAAGGCTGTATGAATGCCCTTAATAGCGAACAACAAATGAATAAAAAATTTTAGCATGGAAAATAAAAAAGGAATACCAAGTTGGTTAAAAATCATTGCCCTGATCGTTATCGTTGTCGGAGGTTATTTTGCTTGGACATTTTATAAAGCATTTTATGCTTCTAATGTATCGGGAGAGAAAAAATACCTGTACATACACGAGGGCGAAAAATATGAAGATGTATTGAAATCAATCAAGGATTCAAATCTTGTGGATGACATCGCTTCCTTTGAGCGTGCCGCACAATATAAAAAATATGAGCAAAGTGTAAAACCCGGACGTTATCTGTTAAACCCTGGTATGAACAATAGACGCTTAGTTGGCAATTTGATTGGTGGCTACCAAGAACCTGTAAAATTCAGATTTTCCAATGTGCGACTGAAAGAGAATATGGCCGCACTCCTTGGTAAAAGTTTTGAGGCAGATTCTGCAGAATTTATCGCGGTACTAAATGATGAGGCTACAGCACAGAAATATGGATTTACAAAAGAAAATCTGATTGCTATATTTATCCCCAATACCTACGAAATTTATTGGAACACCAATCCCGAAAAAGTAATTGCTCGTTTTGATGATGAATGGAAAAAGTTTTGGAATGCAGATCGCACGGCAAAAGCAAAAGCGCTTAACCTGACACCGCAACAAGTCAGTACATTGGCTTCTATTGTCAAAGGTGAAGCCTTACACCAGGATGAAATGCCCATGATCGCCGGATTATATTTAAACCGCCTCAAAAAAGGCATGTTATTGCAAGCTGATCCTACCGTGATCTTTGCCAACAACGACTTTACCATTAGAAGGGTATTGAATAAGCACCTTAGAACAGACAATCCTTACAATACTTACATCTATAGGGGCTTGCCTCCAGGTCCTATTTCAATTCCAAGTATTGCTGCAATTGATGCGGTCTTAAACTTTAAGCAACATGATTATATTTACATGTGTGCTAAAGATGATTTTTCGGGCTATCATAATTTTGCAAAAACAGAGGCTGAGCATTTGATCAATGCACGTAAATTTCAACAGGCATTGGACGCCAGAAATATTAAAA
The DNA window shown above is from Sphingobacterium thalpophilum and carries:
- a CDS encoding PASTA domain-containing protein gives rise to the protein MSKVVQYLQTPTFRKNLIAALVAIVCLFLFVYVGLKIYTKHDESIAVPKVKGLHISAAIQALEDAGLEYQIDSVYQMDAKPGMVIEQDPEQGFHVKSGRTIYLTIITQVAPEVAFPNIKDKTLIEATAILKNHNLRIGDTSYVADIARDIVLDAQFAGQSIRNGRMIPKGSRIDLVLGNGLGANEVEIPNLIGLPLNEAKFALSGAGLGLGTVTYDPNVTDTATAVISVQSPGIEKGLTSLGAKIDITLSLTAPTTTTGAPAGGTPTPKPQANQTQVTPPAAKAPVQSKPVAPAKSTTTNTPAAKSTTTNPTAGQKKEKESKGNSLGF
- the mltG gene encoding endolytic transglycosylase MltG — its product is MENKKGIPSWLKIIALIVIVVGGYFAWTFYKAFYASNVSGEKKYLYIHEGEKYEDVLKSIKDSNLVDDIASFERAAQYKKYEQSVKPGRYLLNPGMNNRRLVGNLIGGYQEPVKFRFSNVRLKENMAALLGKSFEADSAEFIAVLNDEATAQKYGFTKENLIAIFIPNTYEIYWNTNPEKVIARFDDEWKKFWNADRTAKAKALNLTPQQVSTLASIVKGEALHQDEMPMIAGLYLNRLKKGMLLQADPTVIFANNDFTIRRVLNKHLRTDNPYNTYIYRGLPPGPISIPSIAAIDAVLNFKQHDYIYMCAKDDFSGYHNFAKTEAEHLINARKFQQALDARNIKK